A window of Pedococcus badiiscoriae genomic DNA:
CACGATGCCCACGCGACCGGGACTGCTACGGCGAGGCTGAGCAGGGTGTACTTGGCCCAGCCGAAGTGGGAGGCACCCGCGAGGTAGAGGGTGGTCTCGACCGGCCAGCCGTAGATGTAGAGCCCGTAGGACAGGTCTCGCTTATTTCCGATCCGGGTGGGCAGGGCGGCGCCGCTGGCGAGGGCGAGGTAGGCGACAGGCAGCGCGGCGAGCTGATCGGTGGCGCTCATCAGGCCGATCGCTGTGACTGCAGCCAGAGACAGGATGGCCAGTGTGCCCCGGACCCTGATCCGGTCCCGGAGCGCCCAGATCAGCGAACCGGCGGTGAAGAAGCCGAGAAGGTGCAGTAGATCCAAGAGCTTCGTGCCACCCAAGGCTCCCGACCATGCGAGCAGCAGATTCACGACGGTCAGCGCTGCGAGGGTGCCTCCGGTGACCAGCGCGACCCGACGTCTGACGCGCCGCGCGCTCAAAGCGACCCCCGCGATCACGTAACAGCACATCTCGTGCGTGAGGGTCCACAGGGGCGCGTTCCACGCCTCCGGCCGTGCCGCGCGGCCGATGGCTTCGCCGAAGGTCCACTGCACCGGAGTCGCAAGGTTCACGAGCACGAACCTGGACGCAGCGGCGGGATCGAAGCGGCTGCCGGTGAACATGGCCGCCGCGGGGGAAAAGACCACGGCCACGGCGACGAGCGACAGCCAATATCCGGGGTAGATCCGCAGGATCCGGGATATCGCGAACTGCTGCCACGACAACCGGTCCCGCGAGGCGCAGATGAGATACCCCGAGATAGCGAAGAAGCCCGCCACCGCCCACGCGCCGAGCCCTCGGCCGCCGATGACAGGGTCCGGACCGAACCCCCCGACCGGGCGAGTGTGCGACAGGACCACTAGGACGGCAAGCAGCAGCCGCACCGCGTTCAACGCGTTGTCGCGCCCGTGCAGGCCCTCCCCCAAAGTCATCGCGCAAACCTACCGAGCGGCGGCGGGCGCTCAGCCAATCACGGCGAAGTCCGGCCGATTGGCTGAGCCGCGAACACACCAGGTGACCGTGCTGCGGAGACATTCGCCAAGGAGATGAAGGACGAGTCCCAACACCGTTGAGAGGCGAATGAGGTCCAGTGTCAGCAAATCGGTGAGCAAGAGGTCCCGAAAGCGGCCTCCGGCAGAGCAACAGCCCCGGCCGTGTGGATCGGCGCGGGGCTGTGACCTGCTGGTTTCTGTCTCAACACAGAGTGCGCCCGAAGGGATTCGAACCCCTAACCTTCTGATCCGTAGTCAGATGCTCTATCCGTTGAGCTACGGGCGCAGATGCTGCCCTGAGGTTCCTTGTGGGATCGCCCAGAGCAACGACGGGCAAGACTACCGGGTCACCCCCGAGTGGGCGAAATCCGTTGGCGGGCGTCCGCGCAAGGGCCCCCGCCGCACCGACCAGCTCAGTGGCCAAGAGACTATGCCGTGCCCCAGGTGGTGGGGCACGGCATAGCCTCCAGAGCTGCTTCTCCCTCGGCCGCTCCCGGCGCGGATTCGCAAGAAATCACCCGGGATTCGGCCGCCTTCTTGCAGCGTCTGCAAGAAGGCGGCAAAGGCGGTCGACCTACCCGTCGGTTGTGAGGCTTTTCACGAGCGATCTACGACCCACGCGGTATCTACTGGCGCGTAGCCGGGCGTACCGTGACCAGATCAGAAGCGTTCACCATGTGGACACGGCGTCGTCGGACCCGGGTCGGTGGACGCATCACCTCATTGATCCGGGGGGCACACACCCGGGCGAAAGGGACGGCCGATCACATGACGACCGAGGCGACGCACACCGACCAGCGGGCCGGCGGCACGACGCACGCCGGCCTGCAGGCATGGGTCGACGAGGTGGCAGCGATGACCACCCCCGACCACATCGAGTGGGTCACCGGCTCCGACGCCGAGTGGACCCGCCTCACCGACAAGCTCGTCGAGGCCGGCACCTTCGTGCGCCTCAACGAGGAGAAGAAGCCGAACAGCTTCTACGCCGCCTCCGACCCGACCGACGTCGCCCGGGTCGAGGACCGCACCTACATCTGCTCCGTCGACGAGAAGGACGCCGGGCCCACCAACAACTGGATGGACCCGAACGAGATGAAGGACCTCATGCGCGGGCTCTATGCCGGCTGCATGAAGGGCCGCACGATGTACGTCATCCCGTTCGTCATGGGCCACGTCGAGGCCGAGAACCCCATGTTCGGCGTCGAGATCACCGACTCCGAGTACGTCGTGGTCTCGATGCGCGTGATGGCCCGCTGCGGCGTCAACGTCCTGCGCCGGATCGAGGAGCTGGGTGAGAACGCCAAGTACGTCCCGGCACTGCACTCGGTGGGCGCCCCCCTCGAGCCCGGCCAGAAGGACGTCAAGTGGCCGTGCAACCCCGAGAAGTACATCGTCCAGTTCCCCGAGGAGCGGATGATCTGGTCGTTCGGCTCCGGCTACGGCGGCAACGCCCTGCTGGGCAAGAAGTGCTACTCGCTGCGCATCGCCAGCGCGATGGCCCGCGACGAGGGCTGGCTCGCCGAGCACATGCTCATCCTCAAGCTCATCTCACCCGAGCAGCAGGTCTACTACATCGCCGCGGCCTTCCCGAGCGCGTGCGGCAAGACCAACCTGGCCATGCTGGCGCCGACCATCCCGGGCTGGAAGGTCGAGACGCTCGGCGACGACATCGCCTGGATGCGCTTCGGCAAGGACGGCCGGCTGTATGCCGTGAACCCCGAGTTCGGCTTCTTCGGCGTCGCGCCCGGCACCAACGAGCACACCAATCCCAACGCCATGAAGACCATCAACAAGGGCAACTCGGTCTTCACCAACGTCGCGCTCACCGACGACCGCGACATCTGGTGGGAGGGCCTGGAGAACACGCCGGCCCACGCCACCAGCTGGAAGGGACTGGACTGGACGCCCGACTCCGCTGAGCTCTCGAGCCACGCCAACAGCCGCTACTGCACCCCGATCGAGCAGTGCGACATCCTCGCCGACGAGTACTACGACCCCCAGGGCGTGCCGATCTCGGCGATCTTCTTCGGTGGCCGCCGCAAGACGACCGTGCCACTGGTGACGGAGTCGCGTGACTGGACCCACGGCACCTTCATGGGCGCCACCCTCTCCTCGGAGACCACCGCCGCCGCGACCGGCGCGGTCGGCGTCGTCCGCCGCGACCCGATGGCGATGCTGCCGTTCATCGGCTACAACGCGGGCGACTACTTCCAGCACTGGATCAACATGGGCAAGGACGCCGACGCGTCCAAGCTGCCGAAGATCTTCTACGTCAACTGGTTCCGTCGGGACGACGACGGCGGCTTCCTGTGGCCCGGGTTCGGCGAGAACAGCCGAGTGCTCAAGTGGGCCATCGAGCGCATCGAGGGCAAGGCTGCCGCCGTCGAGACCCCGATCGGCCACGTGCCGACCCCGGAGTCGCTCGACACCGATGGCCTCGACATGAGCGATGCCGACATCGCGGCGGCGCTCAAGGTCGACCCCGAGGAGTGGAAGGCCGAGATCCCGCAGATCGAGGAGTGGTTTGCCAAGTTCGGCGAGAACCTCCCGACCGAGCTCCAGATCGAGCTCGATGGCCTCAAGGCCCGCCTCGGCCTCGAGTGAGAACACCTGCTTTGCCGTGAACGCGGCATTCGTCAAAGGGCCCGGAACCAAGACGGTTCCGGGCCCCTCGCGTGCCTGGTGGCGACTCGTCCCGCGGTCCCCCAGCTCGGCTCGGGTCGTCGGCGTCGGTCAGCGGCCGGGCCACGTCCATGCACCCGACACGGGCTGCCAGCCAGGCGGCGGGTCCTCACCGACCCGGCCGTCGACGGCCTCGCGCAGCAGGTCGGCCTGACCCGTGTGACGGCCGTATTCCTCGACCATGTCGAGCACCAGCCGACGCACGTTCGCGTGGTTGCCCTCGGCGTCGGACACGTGCGCCGGCTGGTCCAGACCGCCGCCATCAAGGAACACCGCAAGACTGGCGCGCGACCTGGCGACCGCAGCGTCGTAGAG
This region includes:
- a CDS encoding acyltransferase family protein; the encoded protein is MTLGEGLHGRDNALNAVRLLLAVLVVLSHTRPVGGFGPDPVIGGRGLGAWAVAGFFAISGYLICASRDRLSWQQFAISRILRIYPGYWLSLVAVAVVFSPAAAMFTGSRFDPAAASRFVLVNLATPVQWTFGEAIGRAARPEAWNAPLWTLTHEMCCYVIAGVALSARRVRRRVALVTGGTLAALTVVNLLLAWSGALGGTKLLDLLHLLGFFTAGSLIWALRDRIRVRGTLAILSLAAVTAIGLMSATDQLAALPVAYLALASGAALPTRIGNKRDLSYGLYIYGWPVETTLYLAGASHFGWAKYTLLSLAVAVPVAWASWACVERPALGLRRRLSSRPARTPDQHTSPDRKPADDTAPAPLAPATPG
- a CDS encoding phosphoenolpyruvate carboxykinase (GTP), with translation MTTEATHTDQRAGGTTHAGLQAWVDEVAAMTTPDHIEWVTGSDAEWTRLTDKLVEAGTFVRLNEEKKPNSFYAASDPTDVARVEDRTYICSVDEKDAGPTNNWMDPNEMKDLMRGLYAGCMKGRTMYVIPFVMGHVEAENPMFGVEITDSEYVVVSMRVMARCGVNVLRRIEELGENAKYVPALHSVGAPLEPGQKDVKWPCNPEKYIVQFPEERMIWSFGSGYGGNALLGKKCYSLRIASAMARDEGWLAEHMLILKLISPEQQVYYIAAAFPSACGKTNLAMLAPTIPGWKVETLGDDIAWMRFGKDGRLYAVNPEFGFFGVAPGTNEHTNPNAMKTINKGNSVFTNVALTDDRDIWWEGLENTPAHATSWKGLDWTPDSAELSSHANSRYCTPIEQCDILADEYYDPQGVPISAIFFGGRRKTTVPLVTESRDWTHGTFMGATLSSETTAAATGAVGVVRRDPMAMLPFIGYNAGDYFQHWINMGKDADASKLPKIFYVNWFRRDDDGGFLWPGFGENSRVLKWAIERIEGKAAAVETPIGHVPTPESLDTDGLDMSDADIAAALKVDPEEWKAEIPQIEEWFAKFGENLPTELQIELDGLKARLGLE